The following proteins are co-located in the Chryseobacterium scophthalmum genome:
- the clpP gene encoding ATP-dependent Clp endopeptidase proteolytic subunit ClpP, with protein sequence MDIKKEFRDFSTKHLGNNGLVTDQYMGMFNPTNLTPYIMEERRLNVAQMDVFSRLMMDRIIFLGTGIDDQVANIVTAQLLFLESADPSKDIQIYINSPGGSVYAGLGIYDTMQIIKPDVATICTGIAASMGAVLLVAGEKGKRSALKHSRVMIHQPSGGAQGVASDMEINLREMLKLKKELYDIISEHSGQTYEWVEKASDRDYWMTSTEAKDFGMVDEVLQRSKEKK encoded by the coding sequence ATGGACATTAAAAAAGAATTCAGAGATTTCTCTACGAAACACTTGGGAAATAACGGTTTGGTAACCGATCAGTATATGGGAATGTTTAATCCTACCAATCTTACGCCTTACATTATGGAGGAAAGAAGATTAAACGTTGCTCAAATGGACGTTTTCTCTCGTTTGATGATGGATAGAATTATTTTCTTAGGAACAGGAATTGACGATCAGGTTGCAAATATTGTAACGGCTCAGTTGCTATTCTTAGAAAGTGCAGATCCTTCAAAAGATATTCAGATCTACATCAATTCTCCTGGAGGAAGCGTTTATGCAGGTTTAGGAATTTACGACACGATGCAAATTATTAAGCCGGATGTTGCTACGATCTGTACAGGTATTGCTGCTTCAATGGGAGCTGTTTTATTGGTTGCAGGTGAAAAAGGAAAGCGTTCTGCTTTGAAACACTCAAGAGTGATGATTCACCAACCTTCTGGTGGAGCTCAAGGTGTTGCTTCTGATATGGAAATCAATTTAAGAGAAATGTTGAAGCTTAAAAAAGAGTTGTATGACATTATTTCTGAACATTCAGGACAAACTTACGAGTGGGTTGAGAAAGCTTCAGACAGAGATTACTGGATGACTTCTACCGAAGCTAAAGATTTTGGAATGGTAGATGAGGTTTTACAAAGATCTAAAGAGAAGAAATAA